In Rhodoferax koreense, a genomic segment contains:
- a CDS encoding DUF4136 domain-containing protein, producing MKLLPSLRSSFAAVCAITAAIALSGCATAWRVDSDVQTFSSLPATATTPAGAAAPSPATFRFERLPLQQATPAQQAAQTRLEAMALPALTQVGMVQDDAHARYNVQVSAQLQQVLPDYWDRPAPGYWWPRTSIYYGRGGGGAWWPYYGGGFGYGFYSGWDERAYRREVSVVMRDAATGQVVYETRAANLGRWPVDRDVLPLMFSAALSGFPQPPAGLRRVNITVAR from the coding sequence ATGAAACTTCTGCCGTCCCTGCGTTCCTCGTTCGCCGCGGTGTGCGCGATCACCGCCGCCATCGCCCTCTCGGGCTGCGCCACGGCCTGGCGCGTCGACAGCGATGTGCAGACCTTCTCCAGCCTGCCCGCCACCGCCACCACGCCGGCCGGCGCCGCCGCGCCGAGCCCGGCCACCTTCCGGTTCGAGCGGTTGCCGCTGCAGCAGGCCACGCCCGCCCAGCAGGCCGCACAGACCCGTCTCGAAGCCATGGCGCTGCCCGCCCTGACCCAGGTCGGCATGGTGCAGGACGATGCCCACGCGCGCTACAACGTGCAAGTTTCGGCGCAACTCCAGCAGGTGCTGCCGGACTACTGGGATCGGCCGGCACCCGGCTACTGGTGGCCGCGCACCTCCATCTACTACGGCCGCGGCGGTGGTGGCGCCTGGTGGCCCTACTACGGCGGCGGCTTCGGCTACGGCTTCTATTCGGGCTGGGACGAACGCGCCTACCGGCGCGAGGTGAGCGTGGTGATGCGCGACGCCGCGACCGGCCAGGTCGTCTACGAAACCCGCGCGGCCAACCTCGGCCGCTGGCCGGTGGACCGCGACGTGTTGCCGCTGATGTTCTCGGCCGCGCTCAGCGGCTTTCCCCAGCCCCCGGCCGGCTTGCGCCGCGTCAACATCACCGTGGCGCGTTGA
- a CDS encoding substrate-binding periplasmic protein — translation MREPGLLSPARRLLLCGLLLPALPAFATDTVKILTEEYPPYNYTDNGVITGLGTEVVQAVLREINVEGQFQSMPWARAYETAQRADSVLIYSMNRSKERENLFKWVGQITPTDFYLFSLKSRNIRINELSEARNLQIGTVNQDVGEQFLVQQGFVVGRNLQSSNRYELNYEKLKRGRIDLWIMNELGAYYMARQAGDDPAATLQKNLRVAELSGGGNYMAFGLKTPDALVERFRKGLEAIKKNGTYDALQRKWL, via the coding sequence ATGCGCGAACCCGGCCTGCTGAGTCCCGCGCGCCGCCTGCTGCTGTGCGGCTTGCTGCTGCCCGCGCTGCCGGCCTTCGCCACCGACACGGTGAAAATCCTCACCGAGGAATATCCGCCGTACAACTACACGGACAACGGCGTCATCACCGGCCTCGGGACCGAGGTGGTGCAGGCGGTGCTCCGGGAGATCAACGTCGAGGGCCAGTTCCAGTCGATGCCCTGGGCGCGCGCCTACGAGACCGCACAGCGCGCCGACAGCGTGTTGATCTATTCGATGAACCGCTCCAAGGAACGCGAGAACCTCTTCAAATGGGTGGGCCAGATCACGCCGACCGACTTCTACCTGTTCTCGCTGAAGAGCCGCAACATCCGCATCAACGAGCTGTCCGAGGCCCGCAACCTGCAGATCGGCACCGTGAACCAGGACGTCGGCGAGCAGTTCCTCGTCCAGCAGGGCTTCGTGGTGGGACGCAACCTGCAGTCGAGCAACCGCTACGAGCTCAACTACGAGAAGCTCAAGCGCGGACGCATCGACCTGTGGATCATGAACGAACTCGGCGCGTACTACATGGCGCGCCAGGCCGGTGACGATCCCGCCGCGACGCTGCAGAAGAACCTGCGCGTCGCCGAACTCAGCGGCGGCGGCAACTACATGGCCTTCGGCCTGAAGACGCCCGACGCACTGGTCGAACGCTTCCGCAAGGGCCTGGAAGCCATCAAGAAAAACGGCACCTACGACGCCTTGCAGCGCAAGTGGCTTTGA
- a CDS encoding paraquat-inducible protein A, whose translation MAEARPDSLICDGCDAVYRRVPLRPREVARCPRCATELERHTGTQHRRILPLALASLVMFAIANLFPIAEIELRGLRSQTTLVGAVAALGGEGMSLVALLVLATTLLFPLVQLLILLWLLVPLQWHRRRVAGFAPLVRLMQMLRPWGMVEVFMLGVLVAIVKLTSLATVLPGPALWAFVALTVLLTVVMSFDPRGFWEMAEGALEEAPIAPSPAVRGQRT comes from the coding sequence ATGGCTGAAGCGCGTCCCGACAGCCTGATCTGCGACGGCTGCGACGCGGTCTACCGCCGGGTGCCGCTAAGGCCGCGCGAGGTGGCGCGCTGCCCGCGCTGCGCCACCGAACTCGAGCGCCACACCGGCACGCAGCACCGCCGCATCCTGCCGCTGGCGCTGGCCAGCCTGGTGATGTTCGCCATTGCCAATCTGTTTCCCATCGCCGAGATCGAACTGCGCGGGCTGCGCAGCCAGACCACCCTTGTGGGCGCCGTGGCGGCGCTGGGCGGCGAGGGCATGTCGCTGGTGGCCTTGCTGGTGCTGGCCACCACGCTGCTGTTCCCGCTGGTGCAACTGCTCATCCTGCTGTGGCTGCTGGTGCCGCTGCAATGGCACCGGCGCCGCGTGGCAGGCTTCGCACCGCTGGTGCGGCTGATGCAGATGCTGCGGCCCTGGGGCATGGTCGAGGTGTTCATGCTCGGCGTGCTGGTGGCCATCGTCAAGCTCACCAGCCTGGCCACGGTGCTGCCCGGCCCGGCGCTGTGGGCCTTCGTCGCGCTGACGGTGCTGCTGACGGTGGTGATGTCGTTCGATCCCCGCGGATTCTGGGAAATGGCCGAAGGCGCGCTGGAAGAGGCGCCGATCGCGCCTTCGCCAGCCGTGAGGGGCCAGCGCACATGA
- a CDS encoding substrate-binding periplasmic protein, translating into MKSALLILLTGIAALSPIAASAESVRAVTEASPYVTLQGNQVAGPATEVLEKTLATAGIKDFKVNIYPWARAYDMALSEPNVLIYLIARTPEREKQFHWVGEFIQVRYFLYRLKERADIAVQNLDAARNYVIGVMRDDTRHQYLTRQGFSRLVVSAQVAENFAQLLNRKVDMVPLSENGASTQCRQANFDCASLEKVLPLEELNTGLYMAYSLSTPPELVARTKAAFEQLRGNGTVRRIMEARTVAPNGK; encoded by the coding sequence ATGAAATCTGCCTTGCTGATCTTGCTGACAGGCATCGCGGCGCTGTCGCCGATCGCGGCCTCGGCCGAGAGCGTTCGGGCGGTCACGGAAGCCTCGCCCTACGTCACCCTGCAGGGCAATCAGGTGGCCGGCCCGGCCACCGAGGTGCTGGAGAAGACGCTGGCCACCGCCGGCATCAAGGACTTCAAGGTCAACATCTATCCCTGGGCCCGCGCCTACGACATGGCACTGAGCGAGCCCAACGTGCTGATCTACCTGATCGCCCGCACGCCAGAGCGCGAAAAGCAGTTCCACTGGGTCGGCGAATTCATCCAGGTGCGCTACTTCCTCTACAGGCTCAAGGAGCGCGCCGACATCGCGGTGCAGAACCTGGACGCGGCGCGCAACTACGTGATCGGCGTGATGCGCGACGACACCCGCCACCAGTATCTGACCAGGCAGGGCTTCTCGCGGCTGGTCGTGTCCGCCCAGGTGGCGGAAAACTTCGCGCAGTTGCTCAACCGCAAGGTCGACATGGTGCCGCTGAGCGAAAACGGCGCGTCCACCCAGTGCCGGCAGGCCAACTTCGACTGCGCCTCGCTCGAAAAGGTATTGCCGCTCGAAGAACTCAACACCGGCCTGTACATGGCCTACAGCCTGAGCACGCCGCCCGAACTCGTGGCCCGCACGAAGGCCGCGTTCGAGCAGCTGCGGGGCAACGGCACGGTGCGCCGCATCATGGAAGCCAGGACGGTGGCGCCGAACGGGAAATAG
- a CDS encoding GGDEF domain-containing protein, which produces MALTVDPSPSPAPTTTAAPTLRRNSLGGRLVLATLAFCLLFTVVVAALRTWSAWQNNVAAMSGELQLIAQVYQRTLSKSIWDMDRESLQAHLTSAANVASVGQVVVSLQSSNRAPEVFQRRREGWRPSTLAPVLHVKLDYEAFPGSREAVGEFSLYGDERVLWQRLRAEMVAIVATQVAQSLLLASLIMLMFSRLVTVHVRRIAQHLSQLTPLNLDTKLTLERDRRRQDELSLLVSGVNQLQGNLSDYLERQQRDEKELIAHRDNLAALVRERTLELEKTNDRLESANAMLDGLARTDPLTGLANRRHFDETKEIEFRRAQRNGQPLSLLVCDIDEFKRYNDAYGHAKGDQCLRAVARAIESTCARAGELVSRIGGEEFAVLLPGTDAQTGTLLATQLLQAVAELGIAHRDSGTAPFITVSIGLAQFDAERMQSFDALFEQADTALYLAKSRGRNQVAVAEPQKSLDDKWS; this is translated from the coding sequence GTGGCTTTGACCGTCGATCCATCTCCCTCGCCGGCGCCTACCACGACGGCGGCCCCGACGCTGCGGCGCAACTCGCTCGGCGGGCGCCTGGTGCTGGCCACGCTGGCGTTCTGCCTGCTGTTCACCGTCGTCGTGGCGGCGCTGCGGACCTGGTCGGCCTGGCAGAACAACGTGGCCGCCATGTCGGGCGAGCTCCAGCTGATCGCCCAGGTGTACCAGCGCACGCTGTCCAAGTCGATCTGGGACATGGACCGGGAATCGCTGCAGGCCCACCTGACCAGCGCGGCCAACGTGGCTTCGGTCGGCCAAGTGGTGGTCAGCCTGCAGTCGAGCAACCGTGCGCCCGAGGTGTTCCAGCGCCGGCGTGAGGGCTGGCGGCCGTCCACCCTGGCGCCCGTCCTCCACGTGAAGCTCGACTACGAGGCCTTTCCCGGCTCCAGGGAGGCGGTGGGGGAATTCTCGCTCTATGGCGACGAACGCGTCCTGTGGCAAAGGCTGCGCGCCGAGATGGTGGCCATCGTCGCCACCCAGGTGGCGCAGTCGCTGCTGCTGGCCAGCCTGATCATGCTGATGTTCAGCCGACTGGTGACGGTGCACGTGCGTCGCATCGCCCAGCACCTGAGCCAGCTCACACCGCTCAACCTGGACACCAAGCTCACGCTCGAGCGGGACCGCCGGCGACAGGACGAGCTGTCCCTGCTGGTCAGCGGCGTGAACCAGTTGCAGGGCAATTTGTCGGATTACCTCGAACGCCAGCAGCGCGACGAGAAGGAGCTCATCGCCCATCGCGACAACCTGGCCGCGCTGGTGCGCGAACGCACGCTGGAGCTCGAGAAAACCAACGACCGGCTGGAGAGCGCCAACGCCATGCTCGACGGCCTGGCCCGCACCGATCCGCTGACCGGCCTGGCCAACCGGCGGCACTTCGACGAGACCAAGGAGATCGAATTCCGCCGCGCGCAGCGCAATGGCCAGCCGTTGTCCCTGCTGGTGTGCGACATCGACGAATTCAAACGCTACAACGATGCCTATGGCCATGCCAAGGGCGACCAGTGCCTGCGCGCCGTGGCCCGTGCGATCGAGTCGACCTGCGCACGCGCCGGCGAACTCGTTTCGCGCATCGGCGGCGAGGAATTCGCCGTGCTGCTGCCCGGCACCGACGCCCAGACCGGCACGCTGCTGGCCACGCAACTGCTGCAGGCCGTGGCCGAACTCGGCATCGCGCACCGCGATTCCGGCACGGCGCCGTTCATTACCGTGAGCATCGGCCTGGCGCAATTCGACGCCGAGCGGATGCAAAGTTTCGACGCCCTGTTCGAGCAGGCCGATACCGCGCTGTACCTGGCCAAGAGCCGCGGCCGCAACCAGGTGGCGGTGGCCGAGCCGCAAAAATCCTTGGACGACAAATGGAGCTGA
- the ttcA gene encoding tRNA 2-thiocytidine(32) synthetase TtcA, whose translation MSALWTADEAAPVTPGLPDFRIERETHKLEKRLCRETGRAIVDYNMIEEGDKVMVCMSGGKDSYAMLDILLKLKARAPIHFDLIAVNLDQKQPGFPEEVLPSYLSALGVPFHIENQDTYSIVKRVIPEGKTTCGLCSRLRRGILYRVADELGATKIALGHHRDDMLQTFFLNMFFGGKLKGMPPKLVSDDGRHIVIRPLAYVAEKDLVRWAAHKQFPIIPCTLCGSQENLQRKQVAEMLREWEKKFPGRIESMFGALQNVVPSHLMDGTRYDFKGLKTTGVPSEEGDKAFDAESFPTPVTGLPGLQVVRL comes from the coding sequence ATGAGCGCCCTATGGACCGCCGACGAGGCCGCGCCCGTCACCCCCGGCTTGCCCGACTTCAGGATCGAGCGTGAAACGCACAAGCTGGAAAAGCGCTTGTGCCGCGAAACCGGCCGCGCCATCGTCGACTACAACATGATCGAGGAAGGCGACAAGGTCATGGTGTGCATGAGCGGCGGCAAGGACAGCTACGCCATGCTCGACATCCTGCTCAAGCTCAAGGCCCGCGCGCCCATCCATTTCGACCTGATCGCCGTCAACCTCGACCAGAAGCAGCCCGGCTTTCCCGAGGAAGTGCTGCCGAGCTACCTGAGCGCGCTGGGCGTGCCGTTCCACATCGAGAACCAGGACACCTACAGCATCGTCAAGCGCGTGATCCCAGAGGGCAAGACCACCTGCGGCCTGTGCAGCCGGCTGCGCCGCGGCATCCTGTACCGCGTGGCCGATGAACTCGGCGCGACCAAGATCGCGCTCGGCCATCACCGCGACGACATGCTGCAGACCTTCTTCCTCAACATGTTCTTCGGCGGCAAGCTGAAAGGCATGCCACCCAAGCTGGTGAGCGACGACGGCCGGCACATCGTGATCCGCCCGCTGGCCTACGTGGCCGAGAAGGACCTGGTCCGCTGGGCCGCGCACAAGCAGTTCCCGATCATCCCTTGCACGCTGTGCGGCAGCCAGGAAAACCTGCAGCGCAAACAGGTGGCCGAGATGCTGCGCGAATGGGAAAAGAAGTTCCCCGGACGCATCGAAAGCATGTTCGGCGCGCTGCAGAACGTCGTGCCCTCCCATCTGATGGACGGAACCCGCTACGACTTCAAGGGTCTGAAGACCACCGGCGTGCCCAGCGAAGAGGGCGACAAGGCCTTCGACGCCGAGTCGTTCCCCACGCCCGTCACCGGCTTGCCCGGCCTGCAGGTAGTGCGCCTGTAG